The genomic DNA TACTTCCTGACGGAGGAGCTCGAGGTCAGCGTCCTGTTCTTCAACGGCCGCGCCATTCAGGTCAACCTGCCCTCCTTCGTGGAAAAGGTCATCGCCGAGACCGAGCCCGGCGCGCGCGGTGACACCGCCACGAACGTGCTCAAGCCGGCCAAGCTGGAAAACGGCTACGAGTTGGGCGTGCCGCTCTTCATCAACGCCGGCGACACCGTCCGCATCGATACCCGGACGGGCAAGTACTTCGACCGCGCGAGCAAGGGGTGATCGCCAGCCTGTAGCCGCGATCGGTGATCGCGGCCCAGCCGGCGTCGACGACGCCGGCTACAGGGGAAGCGGATGATGGAAAACGCCGACCACCTTCGAACCGTCCGCCCCGCGCTGGAATTGCGCGCGCGCCTGGTGCGGGCGCTGCGGGCCTTCTTTTCCGAGCGCGGGTTCCTGGAGGTCGAGACGCCCGTCCGGCTCGCGGCCCCCGCGCCGGAACTCCACATCGACGCCGAACCTGCGGGCGACGCCTGGCTGCGGACCTCGCCCGAGCTCCACATGAAACGCCTGCTCACCGCCGGCTACGAGCGGATCGTCCAGGTCGGGCCCTGTTTCCGCCGCGGCGAGCGCGGCGCGCGGCACCGCCCGGAGTACACGATGCTCGAGTGGTACCGCGCGGGCGCGGACTACCACGACATCCTGGCGGATACGAAGGCGCTGGTCCTGCGCTTGGCCCGCGAGGTCCTGGGCTCGACCACGTTGCGCCGGGGGGAGCGCGAAATCATCCTCGAACCGGTCTGGGAATACCTGACCGTCTCCGAGGCGTTCCTCCGGTTCGCGGGTTGGGATCCGGTGGAGCAGTACGATCCCGACCGTTTCGATCTCGATCTGGTGGACAAAGTCGAGCCGCACTTGCCGAGGGAAACGCCCGTGATCCTGGCCGACTACCCGGCCGCCGCCGCGGCCCTCGCCCGGCGCAAGCCGGGGCGCCCGTCCGTGGCCGAACGCTGGGAGCTGTACCTGGACGGGATCGAGATCGCCAACGCGTACTCGGAGTTGACGGATGCGGCCGAGCAGGCCGCGCGGTTCGAGGAATGGAACCGGGCGCGGGCCGCCGCCGGCAAGCCGGTCTACCCGCTCGACCGGGAATTTCTCGCGGCGCTGGAAAAGGGCCTGCCGCCCTGCGCCGGCGTCGCGCTGGGCGTGGACCGCCTGGTCATGCTCTTCGCCGGGGCGGATTCGCTGGACGCCGTGCTGCCCTTCGGGGAGTGAGTGCG from Kiritimatiellia bacterium includes the following:
- the genX gene encoding EF-P lysine aminoacylase GenX, encoding MENADHLRTVRPALELRARLVRALRAFFSERGFLEVETPVRLAAPAPELHIDAEPAGDAWLRTSPELHMKRLLTAGYERIVQVGPCFRRGERGARHRPEYTMLEWYRAGADYHDILADTKALVLRLAREVLGSTTLRRGEREIILEPVWEYLTVSEAFLRFAGWDPVEQYDPDRFDLDLVDKVEPHLPRETPVILADYPAAAAALARRKPGRPSVAERWELYLDGIEIANAYSELTDAAEQAARFEEWNRARAAAGKPVYPLDREFLAALEKGLPPCAGVALGVDRLVMLFAGADSLDAVLPFGE